The genomic DNA TGCTACAAATACAGATTCTTGGGGCCCAACTCCTAAGCATTTGGAAAAGgttttgagaaacagaTATCAAGTGCCACTCTATTTGATGACAGAGTACACATTGAAACGTTTGGTAGATCACATTGCGACAAGACCGAAAAATTTATATGAAAAGGCCAGAAAGGATTATGTAAATTATGGATCAGAATGGAGGGTTGTGTTTAAATGTTTGGTAGTTGTGGAGTATCTACTGCTCAACGTTGGTGACGGCGATGAGTTGAACCAGGTTAGAAGTTGTTTGACCACACATAAGCACATTATCACTAGAGAAGCAATGGAATATAGAGTTGCGTTTTCCAATGACGGTAAGATGGAAGTCCACGAACGGggtataaaaaaaaaatgtgaaaaCATACTACAATTGTTGGAAGATtctcaatatttgaaaaaggaaagaaataaaaacgGTAAGAATCATTTAAAGATTCGATCACAAGgtatttcatcattgtACAATGCCAATCCCGTCAGCGGAACCGATGACGTGAGTGAACTTGTCGATGGTGAGGACGATGATGAGGATATTGTCGTTGGTAATAACAATGCAGAAACAGGTTCTGCTGCACAGAGAAATCGTAGGCGTTCAACAATTGAGGAACAAAGAAGACAGAGAAGAGAGATTTTAAGGGAAAAAATTAAGAGCACTGAGcaggaaagaaaaagacaaCTGAATAATCAGCAAAACATTCCAGACCTCATCGATTTAGACTTCAATGAAGCGCAACCATCAGCACCGCAAAATGGAAGCGATGCGGCCATTCCTGTTTTTGGTGAGGAAGACGgcgatgatgacgatgactTTGGCGATTTTCAAGGAGGATCGAATGGTAAAACGGTATCAACCGCCGGAACTACCACAACAACAGGAGCACATGCTCCTTTAGACAATGACTTGTTAGATTGGTCAGCTTCCCCAAACGCACAAACGTCAAATGCAACGCCAAGTGCACAATCCAATCAGGCTAATGGTCAAAAAGATGACGCATTTGCAAATTTATTCtcatattcaaaatcactAATATAGTTTTTGTTTACTTTGTGTAAAATCCTATCCTGGAAAAGGTAATGAAGGGGAAAAATATATGATGTTTATTAACTAAAttacagatttttttaatttttcgGCTGTTGTATTCACTTCACTCTCTTCTTCGTCGAACTCACCCGCCAAACCTCTTTGGAAAATCTGCTTACCAGTGAGCCTGCCATGATGCGCTTGTGTCCTTCTTTGCTCGTCCTTTTCATCTAGCTTCCACTCTTCCCTGAATTTTGATCGCCATTCCAGGTAGGACTCCCGCGTAACTTTTGTaccttgaaattttttctgctCTTCCCTCTCACGCTTTTGCAGCTCCAGTTCGTGCTCTCTCTTCAACTTATTGATCTCTCCGGTGTACCAACTTTCGCTCAACTCCTTGATAGACGAGATCAATGCAAAACACATCTGCGTGCCCTGCAACATTTCctcttcaatttgttcCTCAATCCGCGCTTGCAACTCTGGAATGAAATGTTCAAAACTGACTGCatctgcaaaatttttcaatttacGCTCAACCTTATTACCGTGCTCATCGTACTCCTGctcctcttcttctctttcttcgTCACTCTCGCCATCTGCATCTTCCAAGGGCTCTTCCTCTAGATGGAATTTCATTATGGGCGCTTCATCGGGATATTTCTCCGGCAGCAAAAACTCCACAATTAACAGCAACCTCTCGGTGAACTTAAAGTCTTCAACCTGCGGTTCCAGTTCACATTTGCTGGTAAATCTGATATCGGgatactttttttcaagaatctCCAGATCCTCCGTGTCTGGATAGATGGACTCCAGCACCTCTAGTTCCTCAGCTTGCTCAGTCTTATAGTCCATTGCCCACCTTGATGTGCTAGTGTGCCCTATGCTTATAACCTATTTCTACCATTTACTGTTTCTCAATGACTACCTGCatttttgttatttttcaagcatAGATGACCTATGCGTGCTAGATTTCAAATTCCAGTAGCGGAATTCAAATCAGGGCTGGCTTTTAAAgcatttcttgatttgTGCCCTAACTACTTAAGTCATGTGACAGACACGTGAAGCACGTGTGATCAGAATATTATCTCGTCACCTGATATGCACGTGACTGCGCTTCACGATCATTCCTCTCTAATACCACTACCAATATTGAGTTTTCTTAACATCAAGACTACTTGACCTGTCTCCATAGCTCTTCTCCGAAAGTGACAGTATTTTATTTTGGTTCGATGCCACCATCAGGAATCGAACCGGGGCgctttattctttttttttcacgtCATACCGTTGTTGCGTGAGATTTCAAACAGCACCcactgaaaaaagaaaatgggTGCAGAATCCAAGGCCAGCTGTGGATTCAAAGAATAGAACTTTTGTGTCGGATCTGCATATCAAAGGTCAAAGAGGTGCTAGCCGATTACACAAGATGGGTGAATTGTTGCTTATGCACCCTTTCAGCTTCAAGTTGTAGTCCTTTATCACTGGGCGCATatgtgtatatatatatataaggACTGCCTCACGTTTAAATAAACTCGGATATCCTGGTGCTGCAGGAAGAATATCACAGTTAGCTGGTCCTTCAATTAGGTGGGAAATGGATGGATTTAGTTATAGCTTTGGTAGAGCACCATCGCCCGGTGGAGATGGGGCCAATGTGGCTTATTTAGCTCGTACTCCCAGTGGAGGTAATTCCTTCACCACAAGTGCTTCAACTTGCACGTATACGTCTTCTGTCTTCTCCACGGAAGAGGACAGTTACGACTCTagaatcaaagaaattgaacagTACTACATCAAGACGCTGCTAAACGAGGACGAAAATAAGGACGATTACAGGAACCACGATTCTTTTCTGAGCGATCATTCAAAGGTGCCCGTGAGCTACTATCAACACTTGAACGATTTCAAACCAAGAGAAACCGcacaacaacagcagcagtGGCAATGGCAACAGCAGctgcaacaacagcaacaatggcaacaactacagcagcaacagcaacagcagcaggCACAGTTACAGGCAGAGCTACAGAAGCAAAACCAACTTCAAACTACATATTCTAATGCCACTGGTGGTACAGAATCTGCAATTTCAAAgccaaaaaataaaaagaatattcTAGAGGTTGAAATCAACCACAATTTGAGACCAGTCGAAGATCCTCTTCCACTTACGACAGAGAACTTACAGAGGTTGACAATAAGCGGTTGCAACCAACAAAGATCTGTCTCCCGGGCAGATTCACAAAGCCTCTCTCAAGGATATCCTGGTATTCATAAGACAACTCAACCAGCTCAACAACCTCAATTAAACAAAGAACTGTACAAGACAGAATTATGTGAATCGTTCACGACCAAGGGAAGTTGTAGATATGGTAATAAGTGCCAATTTGCACATGGGCTTCATGAACTTAAATTCAAACCGAAATCGAACAATTATAGAACAAAGCCTTGTGTTAATTGGACAAAAAATGGGTATTGTCCATATGGTAAGCGTTGCTGCTTCAAGCATGGCAACGATGAGGATATTCAATTGCAAGCTGGGCATTCTGATAAATTTGCCAGTAGGAAAAATCTACATGCTAACGTTAAAGCATTGCAAAAAATCACGTGGTAAGGAAAAGGAAGTTCTTTGGTTATTATTAGTTAGCTTTAATTTCTATTAATCATTAtttatatttatttattaaggaatatcaaatttgaattatATACCTAAATCATAactattttcatttcacCCCTTGTTGACTTGCACTGACGAGCTTCTTGGCACTAGACGTTTGTACGATCTTTTAGAACTCGGTAGTCTGTTGAAACTTGAAAAGGTACTCGAGCTGAGGTTTGAAGCATTGTTGGGAAGTGGGAAAACTTTCCCGGTGTACATGTCATCGGTTGAATCGTTCGCAACTTCCTGGAGATTAGTACCTTTTGAACTCTTTTGCAGTAAGTATCGCAATGAATTAAACCAAACATTGTGCCTCCTTCTTGTTGGACACGTTATCTTTATCGTTTTATGAGCACTTGCGATTATTAAGCTCTTATGATAAAGGCCAGCCGGATATGGGTTTGAATCCGGCACACTTTCTACTCCCAATATGGTGGCactttttgttctttgtGAATTCGATTTACTATCCAAGATGGGATTTGTGGTAGACCAGTATAATGTTAATGTGTAGGGAtgaatccaaaaaaatctctCATGTCGGGATTCCATTCCAAGAAATCGGTGATATTTGAACAGATATTCTCCAATTACCGTTTGCGTCAATACAGGAATAATTGTTGAATCCTTTAGCGAAGCTATTGATGTCAAGGATATATTATCCAGAAACTCCGATCCTTCTGAGTGTTCTGGCATCAACCCACTATTGTGGGGAATATACTGTTTGCGTAAAGTACGTTTCATTGAAGTCCCCCCCGACACAGGACTCTGCGGTTGCAGAGTTTCCCAGCCATCATTGACACTCTGCGGGGATGTTTGAACTAAACCTCTTTTAGCCTCACCTTCCGTTTTAACCTCCAAACTTTCCAATCGTTGTGTTTTTGGTCTTTTTTGCTGTAAGGATCTCCTCGAATTCAATCTATCGTTCCTACTTTGCAGCAATATATGCTGCTGATCATCGCCATTGGTTTTTACAGCTGTCAATTCCTGGTAATAGCTTCTAGGAAGCAGCACAACATCCTTTAGATTTGTAGGTCTTGATAAGGCTTTGCCATTCTCACTCTTCAAAGTGCCATTTTTGAGTGCTACATCAATGAACTCCTTGAAATGCTCTTCAGTGTCAAAATTCTTAGTAGCAATATTCATGGACCCAGACTTTGAGCGAATTTGATTCAGCTCTCGGTTCTGAGTACCAGAATTCAGTTCATTAAAATCTTTACGACTAACTACAACCATTCCCTTGTCTTGTGcttcttttctcaaaagcTCAATAGAAAGTGCCTTAGGagttttcaagtttttgtaATCTTGGGAGTTAATAGCCACCAAGTCATATCTTCTTGCGAAGCTAATAATCTGCTCCCTTGTCATTTGTGTATGGAATCTTAGATTATCATACTGATCTTTATCCAAAACAACCATGTTGTAATTTTCTGCTGCTTTTACAATTTGCTTTTTACTCGTTGCGGAACTTTCCTTCAAAGCATCATaatcttttgttttcaaaggaaCAAGGTCATATTGCTGAGCTCGATCAATAACTTGATCAATGGTCATATTTGAATAACTTTTAAGATCATCGTAGTGTGTTTCGTTTAGTACAACCAACCCCTGGACTTTGGCACAATTCATAATCTGTTGCTTGTCAATGTTCGAGTAGTTTTTAAGCATCTCATATTCCTCCGCACTCAAAACAACCAGAGAATGTTGCTTTGCTTGTTCTATTATTTGGTTTGCTGTTAGTGTATACGCCTCTTGGTGTCCAGTCTCACTCTTTGCAAGTATGCAAGATCCGTCCTGCGTACCCTCAACAGAAGAatcatttgatgaattgacCTTCTCACTCTTCTGCAACCCCATGTTCAAGGTGGATGTATCGCTCTTTACCAAAA from Zygotorulaspora mrakii chromosome 7, complete sequence includes the following:
- the CTH1 gene encoding putative mRNA-binding protein CTH1 (similar to Saccharomyces cerevisiae CTH1 (YDR151C) and TIS11 (YLR136C); ancestral locus Anc_8.333); translated protein: MDGFSYSFGRAPSPGGDGANVAYLARTPSGGNSFTTSASTCTYTSSVFSTEEDSYDSRIKEIEQYYIKTLLNEDENKDDYRNHDSFLSDHSKVPVSYYQHLNDFKPRETAQQQQQWQWQQQLQQQQQWQQLQQQQQQQQAQLQAELQKQNQLQTTYSNATGGTESAISKPKNKKNILEVEINHNLRPVEDPLPLTTENLQRLTISGCNQQRSVSRADSQSLSQGYPGIHKTTQPAQQPQLNKELYKTELCESFTTKGSCRYGNKCQFAHGLHELKFKPKSNNYRTKPCVNWTKNGYCPYGKRCCFKHGNDEDIQLQAGHSDKFASRKNLHANVKALQKITW
- the GIR2 gene encoding Gir2p (similar to Saccharomyces cerevisiae GIR2 (YDR152W); ancestral locus Anc_8.334), translated to MDYKTEQAEELEVLESIYPDTEDLEILEKKYPDIRFTSKCELEPQVEDFKFTERLLLIVEFLLPEKYPDEAPIMKFHLEEEPLEDADGESDEEREEEEQEYDEHGNKVERKLKNFADAVSFEHFIPELQARIEEQIEEEMLQGTQMCFALISSIKELSESWYTGEINKLKREHELELQKREREEQKKFQGTKVTRESYLEWRSKFREEWKLDEKDEQRRTQAHHGRLTGKQIFQRGLAGEFDEEESEVNTTAEKLKKSVI
- the ENT5 gene encoding Ent5p (similar to Saccharomyces cerevisiae ENT5 (YDR153C); ancestral locus Anc_8.335), whose protein sequence is MDSLSKKIQNLGIHDIRNAARFAQNMIIQYDPYQVDIRRATNTDSWGPTPKHLEKVLRNRYQVPLYLMTEYTLKRLVDHIATRPKNLYEKARKDYVNYGSEWRVVFKCLVVVEYLLLNVGDGDELNQVRSCLTTHKHIITREAMEYRVAFSNDGKMEVHERGIKKKCENILQLLEDSQYLKKERNKNGKNHLKIRSQGISSLYNANPVSGTDDVSELVDGEDDDEDIVVGNNNAETGSAAQRNRRRSTIEEQRRQRREILREKIKSTEQERKRQLNNQQNIPDLIDLDFNEAQPSAPQNGSDAAIPVFGEEDGDDDDDFGDFQGGSNGKTVSTAGTTTTTGAHAPLDNDLLDWSASPNAQTSNATPSAQSNQANGQKDDAFANLFSYSKSLI